From one Comamonas piscis genomic stretch:
- a CDS encoding TetR/AcrR family transcriptional regulator — MQLQPTDTSAADAKNQIQEYKDTLIINAAAELFYKRGFKSATLDDIAASIGVTKPFIYKRFKSKHELLERLFDKVFSGLYEAVSQCEQLEDQDPVRRFEFFIDTYTRRKIELSTFSVILLEEEKSLSPEKISDIRSKYHGFDALVTRLIVKGVEAGVFQVGNPKVTAFAISGMVQWTHRWYQPNGKLSIEALCEEMTQMALRLVGWTGAYVLPEPLAPHR; from the coding sequence GTGCAGCTTCAACCCACCGACACCAGCGCAGCCGATGCCAAAAACCAGATCCAGGAGTACAAGGACACCTTGATCATCAATGCCGCTGCCGAGCTGTTCTACAAGCGCGGCTTCAAGAGCGCGACACTCGACGACATAGCGGCATCGATTGGCGTGACCAAGCCCTTTATCTACAAGCGCTTCAAGTCCAAGCACGAGCTGCTGGAGCGGCTTTTCGACAAGGTGTTTTCCGGCCTGTACGAGGCGGTGAGCCAGTGCGAGCAGCTGGAGGACCAGGACCCGGTGCGGCGCTTCGAGTTTTTTATCGACACCTACACGCGCCGCAAGATCGAGCTGAGCACTTTCTCCGTCATCCTGCTTGAAGAAGAGAAAAGCCTGAGCCCGGAAAAAATCAGCGATATCCGCAGCAAGTACCACGGCTTTGATGCGCTGGTGACGCGGCTCATCGTCAAAGGCGTGGAGGCCGGTGTTTTCCAGGTCGGCAACCCCAAGGTGACGGCGTTCGCCATCAGCGGCATGGTGCAGTGGACGCACCGCTGGTACCAGCCCAACGGCAAGCTGTCCATTGAGGCTCTGTGCGAAGAGATGACGCAAATGGCCTTGCGCCTGGTGGGCTGGACAGGTGCGTATGTGCTGCCCGAGCCGCTTGCGCCGCATCGCTGA
- a CDS encoding alcohol dehydrogenase, translated as MSNATATSGEQLSYQVVDFGQPLQLARRAIAAPQGSEVLVRISACGVCHSDLHMAEGFFDLGDGRHFGLEKVLKPPRTLGHEIVGTVAANGPDARGALGRSVIVFPWIGCGQCALCARGDEHMCARPESLGTTRDGGFSTHVRVPHSRYLIDHAGIDAAFAATLACSGLTAYSALKKVAPATEQAPLVIIGAGGVGLSAVALAKAMHGLGPIVVDIDPAKRQAALDAGASRVVDPAEADVAKTLARSSAEGVSAVLDFVGSTRTFEFANAVVGKGGKILIVGLFGGSASIQLPLIPMRAISIGGSYVGSLAELRELVALAQQGVLPSLPLSSRPLGDVQTVLDELRAGKVTGRAILQS; from the coding sequence ATGTCGAACGCAACCGCCACCTCCGGCGAACAGCTGAGTTACCAGGTCGTCGATTTTGGCCAACCGCTGCAACTGGCGCGCCGCGCCATTGCGGCGCCGCAAGGCAGCGAGGTGCTGGTGCGCATCAGCGCCTGCGGCGTCTGCCACAGCGATCTGCACATGGCCGAGGGCTTTTTTGACCTGGGCGATGGCCGCCACTTCGGCCTGGAAAAAGTGCTCAAGCCGCCCCGCACCTTGGGCCATGAGATCGTCGGCACCGTGGCCGCCAACGGGCCCGATGCCCGAGGCGCGCTGGGCCGCTCGGTGATCGTCTTCCCCTGGATTGGCTGCGGCCAGTGCGCGCTTTGCGCCCGAGGTGATGAACACATGTGCGCCCGCCCCGAGAGCCTGGGCACCACGCGGGATGGCGGCTTCAGCACCCATGTGCGCGTGCCCCATTCGCGCTACCTGATCGACCATGCCGGCATTGACGCCGCCTTTGCCGCCACCTTGGCCTGCTCGGGGCTGACGGCCTACTCCGCCCTGAAAAAAGTGGCGCCAGCGACCGAGCAGGCACCGCTGGTCATCATCGGCGCGGGCGGCGTGGGCCTGTCTGCCGTGGCCTTGGCCAAGGCCATGCACGGGCTGGGGCCCATCGTGGTCGATATCGATCCGGCCAAGCGCCAGGCCGCGCTGGATGCTGGCGCCAGCCGTGTGGTGGACCCGGCCGAGGCGGATGTCGCCAAGACCCTGGCACGCTCCAGCGCCGAAGGCGTATCGGCCGTGCTCGATTTTGTTGGCTCCACACGCACCTTCGAGTTTGCCAATGCCGTCGTCGGCAAGGGCGGAAAGATCCTCATCGTGGGCCTGTTTGGTGGCAGCGCCAGCATCCAGCTGCCGCTGATCCCCATGCGCGCCATCTCCATCGGCGGCTCCTATGTGGGCTCGCTGGCCGAGCTGCGCGAGCTGGTGGCACTGGCCCAGCAAGGGGTGTTGCCGTCCCTGCCACTCAGCAGCCGCCCGCTGGGCGATGTACAGACCGTGCTGGACGAGTTGCGTGCCGGCAAGGTGACCGGACGCGCCATTTTGCAAAGCTGA